TTGTAATACTGTCATGCTTTTCTATTCTAAGTCCCTCTATTCTTATTTATTGTTTGATTCTGCAGTAATCCATGAAATGCGATTAATATCTTAAGATTGATCCATAGAGGAGACACGGGGAATTGTTACAATGTCAACTCTGAGCAATGCAACAAATATATTTTGGCAAGAATGTCAAATAGGAAATCCTGAAAGGCAGAAGCTACTTAACCAAAAGGGATGCGTTGTATGGATTACTGGACTTAGCGGATCAGGTTCATATTGTTAGTGGCTGATTGCCTATGTCTTTTCAACATTGGTTCAAgatatctttcttttttttagcACGGGAAGCATTATCTGTTATTGCTGTTTGTAATGCTTATGCTTTTCGTTGTGTTTTAGTTGCTTCCTGAATATAAGATTCCCCTTTAACTTACTTGATCTGCAGGAATCTAAGATTCCTGTAACAAGTGTATGTGTAATGTGCCTACCACATGCCAGATTGATTGTTTTCTCTTTGGTTCAGGAAAAAGCACATTAGCATGCTCACTAAGCAGAGAACTGCACTCAAGGGGAAAGTTATCTTATGTCCTTGATGGAGATAACCTCCGACATGGACTGAACAAGGATCTTGGTTTTAAACCTGAGGACCGCACTGAAAATATTCGCAGAACTGGTAAGCTTGTTCCTATGAACAAATTGTTTAAAGAAATGAGTAACATGAATCTGAAATCAGTTTTATCATGTTGATTATTTGTTATGTGCCAAGGATAGACATCAGAGTGATTTCAGTAGTCtagacttgcatgattttcatCCCCTGGAACAACCTATAATAGCTGTCCAGGAATTTTTGCTATCAAAAACTACATAGTTGAATGAGTGAATAAAAAGAATAGAAAGTCATAGATGATATCTGTTTTATCATGGCATTTTTAGTGCCCTGTTTTTCAGAAGATGAAATATTGCAAGAAATATTTATCTGGTCATATCCAACTTACTTAGATGTTTGAGTAATATAGAAGGTGTTTGCAAAATGAAGCACGGGCAATTGCTCACATTAATTGGATGCATGTTACCAATTCCATAACCGATACTTTGTCTCTATACTGTGATGTTTACCTGCTTCAAAAATCTGTTTCTATATATAATAGAAATGATGCACATGCAGTTTTATGCTAGCTGGTATGTTAAAAAGTCTGATGCATACATGTTTTTAAAGATTTTACTGATCagaaaattatttaattcaggagAGGTGGCAAAACTATTTGCCGATGCTGGTCTAATATGTGTCGCCAGTCTGATTTCTCCCTATAGAAGAGATCGGGACGTTTGCCGTGCCATGTTGTCTGATGCCAATTTTATTGAGGCAAGGATCCTTTCGACATTTCATCTCATTGGTGTATATCGGTCTGCATTATATTTGATAGTGGAATTGTAATTACAGGTATTCATGAACATGCCTCTGGAATTGTGTGAGGCACGAGATCCGAAAGGCCTCTATAAGCTTGCTCGTGCTGGAAAGatcaaaggtttgcttctataATTTGTTTTTCCAGCACACCCCAACCCTGTAAAATAAAGAAACTG
This is a stretch of genomic DNA from Lotus japonicus ecotype B-129 chromosome 1, LjGifu_v1.2. It encodes these proteins:
- the LOC130729877 gene encoding adenylyl-sulfate kinase 3; amino-acid sequence: MSTLSNATNIFWQECQIGNPERQKLLNQKGCVVWITGLSGSGKSTLACSLSRELHSRGKLSYVLDGDNLRHGLNKDLGFKPEDRTENIRRTGEVAKLFADAGLICVASLISPYRRDRDVCRAMLSDANFIEVFMNMPLELCEARDPKGLYKLARAGKIKGFTGIDDPYEPPLNCEIEIKQEGGVCPTPNVMAGQVACYLEEKGFLEC